In Asterias rubens chromosome 2, eAstRub1.3, whole genome shotgun sequence, the sequence gggccgaatctggagccgaagccttGAATTCGAAAAGTGCCATTGTCATTATTTCAACCGAGTAAAATCATATTGAGCACCATAAGAGTATTTTTCCAAGACGGCCTTTAGACCTTGATCGATGACGTAAACGCTTTACATATCCTCCCATGCTTTGCCGTCTGACAGGCCGATCACACAGCATCCCAACCTACCACCAGCATTGCCAGTCATCTTGCTATCTTCCTTCCCTCCGTTTCCCATGTCATCCTCCCCAATATGGATCTAGCAATGAAGACATGGTAAATGAAACGTCAACAACCTGTGGGTGATCTACTCGCCAACACTTTGCAAAATATAACACTAGAAATTGTATGTCAGAGGTTGATGTAGGCCTACGGTATACatgaaaacaatacaatataatGGAGGCCTTAAAACCCAAGATTCACAATTTCCTTAAAACTAATCCACCAAACTTACTACAATGGTCCGGCCAATGACCGTATTCTTGCCCACAATGACCGCTTCCTTGTCGCTAAATGACGTCTGCACCATGCCGGACTCATCCGCCTGGACGTTGCCCCAGTCACCCATGTGCCTGACGTGGAAGAATGATAGGAAAATACAATCATCACTAAgagaattgaaatgaattgaatcgATTTGCACagtttttgaatatttaaacagctacctgagcggaaggtttttaacggaaatggtatttagacttgtttataatgcacttgttgaccattttaatgtaattttgatatgtttacacttctgagtttttcgtaattatcgattaaaaaatcaggccccaacctaaaggttttgaaaaactaaaaacacttctgccgttgagagcgcgcgccaaaggacaatgccgctgacgtcatttgtgggagtttgctttgttatacctccacgctgcaacaaagcggctttacaaattggagctcccaactatgacgttttaagagtgattacgtaacggggcttttcgcaaatctctcagaaaagcactggataagggtattcaaaatgattgtttttttacacaatcaaaatctatttataatcatatgactcgatttccttattcattgacaacatttttaatggaactcagcaaagttcacgacttgacattttcgttcaagcaggtctttaaagctTACTCAGCATTTAGCATTGGTAGCTATGGGTGTTGATTTagtgtaaaaaccaaaattaatattctttatccccgatgcaaatttaacatctctatatatcgttgcggtacccgttgccaaaacataggattcgaactgcatctagctaccgggcaacctcggtagtctagttggtaagacactgctctagaattgcaagggtcgtagaGTCgtataggttcgaatcccacccgagtaacatgcctgttttttttcttcacaggactcggggaagtactgagtacacagtgctaacacacatcggtgtatgggtaaaaaccaaaattaatattgagtTAGTGTGTTGCACCCTTCGCCTAAACACAGTTCGCAGTATTATATGAGGTGGGGACACACAGAATCTCCCGCCACATCGGTTTCATGTGCCCCGATGTTTGACGTCAAGATGTTCGGGCTAACTACAAACTagtctgaacatctgacatcacactaCGAGGCTCTAGTCTACGTCAACCCTTGTCCATCTCCACATTCATAtgttcgctcggccccagcggccagtcttttatcaaggcgctgggatgggctaatcgcttacacagattcttgttcaggaagtacgtcatgcgtacagtgcatagaaatatggtgcagtgtgagtgtgatgcatgatgggactgcgcattattgaaccaatgacagtgcatgatacgtttgcacATCCCAgcacctttggttaaagcatggcgctggggacgagcaaACTTCATATGCAGACCCCTGCtgcaagtgcagctgccaagcGTCACTTCGGACCAATCAAAGCACAGATATATATAAAGAAAGCTTTACGTCCTTGCAGGTTTATCCAATGAAAGCTATCCAATGAAAgcgtatcaaatgaaatcacgAGTTCTAAAAAGCAAGTCTGTCTTTATCCTTAGAGGATCATTTTATTACTACAAACCAGAAACACTTACCTGTCTGAATCGTAGGGGGCGCTGTGGTTGTTTCCACCAGGATTATAGTGACCTCCAGCTGACCCGCATCCATTCCTCAGGTCGCCGTAGGTGTGGATGTGTAGACCGTGCTTGCTGTTGGGTTGACTGAATCCGTATAGGAACACCTTCACGTCCATCTGGCCGCCAACTGCCTAAATACAGGTATACATTACAACAAACCGATTAAATGGCATTGGACTGTTTATAGTGGCTTCAAAGGAATCCTGAAAAGCATTACGGGAAAGCCCATTCAAAGACTTTTACGAGTTTGGCCGCCAAAACTTGGAAACTATTAATCTTATTCAGTGAGTGAATGTGTCACATCATCATCTCATTTTGCTTACAAGATTTTGGTTACAAGATCAGGGTACATCGTACAAGGTGTGAGTTAGTAGAAAAGGATTTATTGTTCTGGCCTGTTTCTATATGGCGCACTACCATCATGGACTTTGCAAATTTTCATGTAAATGTTCATACCTTCTTACGTCATCTCCACAGTAATCATGGTTGTACCATTTTGAGAGCAATGTCCTTTCAGTTTACACAGTTTAAATTAGTGCGCATTTTTTAGGCGTCACAGTATTTACAAAATTACCCTAATTTCATGCGCAATATGAATCCCATAATGGCAAGCGTATAGCAGACAGCTAGCCGTGTGTGACGTCAGTACATGGACTTAAAAGTTAGTTAGCAAACCGTTTGGCAAAATTGTCGTGCTCATGTTATGTATTCGTATATAAAGAACTAGTGCATAACCGAAGAGACACGACGAGGCAAAGATGGCGTGGTTTCTTACCCGTTGACGCATGTCAATATCCCCCACGATTGGTTCATATGTATCTGGATTGTAAATACCATTGGGTACCATCCTGCAGTGAGCATAGACGTAACCATCACCTGTTTTCAAAAAATTAGAACAATAGACCAATGCATTCAAATTGaaaattattatacacataatgaatgtttatgagtgcaatggtgcgaatatgttcatgagttgaaagatggaatgttccattcaacgaggcggagccgagatgaatggaacattccagctttcaacgaatgaacatattcgcaccattgcacgaatgaaaaacattcattatttgttttatataacatccaagtagaactttgtcattttgattgaaagaaacaactttcaaaacaaacaatttcaactgtagaagccgaatgctagtaattttactatgccttcttgcagtaacacctgctgcgttaccaaagacacgcgcacgcagtgatgtttttactcagctttttcgttccatccgaaaagtaccattgcacgctggcagcgtgccagcgtgcaatggtacttttcggatggaacgaaaaagcacggcgagtgactcagcgtgcaatggtacttttatttgctatcacgtgacggacaatcctccaatcaaatggcaaggatctgcttgggtgttatataaataataataatacatcgTTTGTACTGGCACATGTTCCTGTAAACCATTCAAGAGCGCCTGGCAGGAGATTATGTCCCCCTGGAGATTCGGTTCCCCAtattatggcaaactgtgtacaaattaCTTCTGATAGctccctcttttgaatcatccttctACAGCCCATCCCAGGTATTTCCTGGGACACCAGATCTTATGTAGAAGCTCAAGTTAAGTTGTTGGGAACACAAGCACGAACCAGTGTGTTTTGAAGTTTCTGCTgaaagagagtgatgttgtacatttttgtttggaGGTCTTCAAGAAGTGAATTCCAAAGTCTTGGGGCGATGTTGGAGGCTATGTCCCCGCAACTGACCTAATGAGTTTGAGCAAATTTGAGCGTAGAAGATCTcaggcctgccgtcgattttcaccaaactcttcctaacttgggattaatcttagggctTAAGACGAGTGTCGTTCTGTATCAGTAGAAGTAAGGACGCATTGAGCCCATCCTACGTTGGGACGGGTTtactactcgtcctaactcgagataggattaaaacTAAGCATTTCGTGAAGTCGGCTGCCTGCATGTGTTATCGTATACGGGGCGTCATCAGATTTTGCCTATGTATGGTGAGGCTGAACCATGCCTTGACAAACTTTCTTTATTCGTCTAATTGTTTGAGCCCCCTTTTTACCTATTGTGTTGATTGGTGCTGGTGAGTACATGGGTGATCTGTGTAATTCCGACAGTAACTGATCAACATCTCGCCGTAAGACATCTATCTTGGACTGCATGCGAGTCAACTGTGCCGAAAGGGGCAGGCGATTCCCaactgaaaaaacaaacaaacaaacaaacaactctgAAAACTAAAAGCTTCTGCTGCGAAACCACACAAAAAAACTCAACTAAAAAAGCAACATGTCAGGTTGTTGACCTTTAGCTCCGAATCACTTTGAAGGTCACCGTATATGATGAATGAGAAGGaagtcaaaataaacaaaactctataatgtattttatttttggacaaattacttttaaaacagcCTGTTCATTATAGCCAGGATGGGAGGAAAGTGAAATGATGAAAGATGAGGAAAGAGGTGCGGCATTAAATCATATCAATATGTTAATTGTTTCCAACTTGGCGGCTACGTATGGCTACGGACAGCTATGTGACTATTACTGTCAGCCTAGAGGAAAGGGATGTCAATTGGGGCCGATTTTGGACTGCCCGGGCTGCGGCTGCGCTAGCCGTCCCGTAGCTATAGCCACCGACGGACTCGGCCTGGCAACTGAAAAAAGGATTGTTTGACATGTTGCTGTCAGTCGCAAGTTTGTTTCCCAATGAAGTAATATGCTAACTCCATTCACGCATTTGACATAcactgttggttggcaaacgccacaGGGTTGTGCATTACGtacgtaggcctatacatttttTCAAACGCGTATAGCTGCGACGACAAGACGGAGTCCCTGCCCTCTTTTTGAAATCCTAATATTTTagtgcacctttaaaggcagtggacactattggtaattgtcaaagacaagccttaacagttggtgtacctcaacatatgcataaaataacaaacctgtgaaaatttgtgctcagtcggtcatcgaacttgcaagataataaagacagaaaaaacacccttgtcacatgaagttgtgtgcgtttagatggttgatttcgagacctcaagttctaaacttgaggtctttaaatcaaattcgtggaaaattacttctttctcgaaaactatggcacttcagagggagccgtttctcacaatgttttataccatcaacctctccccattactcgccaccaaaaaaggttttatgctaataattattttgagtaattaccaatagtgtccactgcctttaacatgatgAACCAACACAACAAATAAAGTACAAAACAGTCTCAGAGTTTATGAATGAAACCATCCAgatcaacaaataattatgcaGGAGAAACAAGATATTCCAAAGTGAGAAAAATACCTCGCCCTATAAAGTTCAGCTTCAATCCAGCGATTTAGCCTTTGCAAATGAACTGGATAATGCTCGACCTACATCACTCGAACCAGCCAAGCCAAGACTCTGTCGTTACGCGGTACAAGTTGTAACAACTGGTGCTTATTTATCCCGACGTAATCATTACCCATGTTCATTGTGGTTCACGACAACCCATGTTTTTACAGGTGGCGAATTTCTgaactttatttatttgcattttatttcaaatttacaaagaatGCCATCTCGTGAATGACAAACTGTGCGGTTAAAATCGTTATAAAGTTGAAAAGATTATGTGGGCGAACACAAGCAAACAGCGATTGGTGTCATGAgacactgtgaaaaaaaaaccccagccGTTTAGACCACTCGCATGGTAACAGTCGTTTAGACTTCTCTCATAAAACAGCCGTCTGGGATTTCGATCGTCTCAATATAAcctgtttttaaatgaaaacgAGTCTTTAGGGGGAATACAGTCGGGCCCTTTCAGTTAATTGATTAACTTTCAGTTAATGAAAACACCTTCAATAAATGTTGGCTTTGTTACCAACAAATTCAAtacctttttttaatatttaaagatGAAACATTATTGCACACTGTGTCTATCTGTTTTTGCATTATcatatggctttccatagtttccCATCATCGGTTGTCAAAAACTCGGACTGTGACGTTGCGATAGCAAGGTTCACACAGAAGAGGGACAACAGAGGGAATTAACCTTGGGGATAAAGTCACATGCATTTCTGTGGGCAGCAAAAACAAGGTCTTTATTATTGCTGTCATCTATAAACAGTTACAGGGAGACGTTTTTCGAGCGATTCACTCTGACTTGTCCGACTTGGAATAATTAGTTGTTTCCTGTGTGATGGAAGATGCCTGTCTTAGTACATTTCCTTCATATCAGTGGACGTCTTCGTACTGACAATATTGACTTAAATATTACCATCTGATCAGTTTATTATTAGGGGCAacatttttatgtttttcttttctaagAAACAGTACAAATGTTGGGATTTTACGTTACAGACTGGGCCGGTTTGTGCCAGTCGGGAAGATTTGTATAATATTGTGCATGTTGACTAGGTTAGGGGCACATTTGGCATGTTGAAGTTTGGTCGGCAGATTAAGCAGGTTGGCCAAGTCGAGATTAAAAGATGGGCAGGATGGAGGCTGGGCATGTTAAGCTGGTTGGGCAAGTTGGGCAGGCTGACAGGTTGGGCAGGTTGGGCAGAATGACCAGTTGGTCAAGTTGAGAAGTTAGTATAAGTATGGGCAAGATGGAGGTTGGGCGTGGTCGTGCAAGTTGGGCAGGAATGGGCAAGTTGAAGATTGGAAAGGTTGGGCGGGTTTGTCAGCAGGTTGGGCAGAGTTGGCAATCACTTTAACGCGAAAAAAATAAACTACCCAGTTTCAAAGTTCATAGATTGTAAGACGTAAGACAAGTTGTCTCGCTAATGGTTACAAGAGGGGCGTTGTCACGTAATTATATATAATAAGCATTCAAACAATTAGCGAATTGTCTTTTAAATACATATagttatattatatttttgcCTCGGATGTTACGGGCAACCCTATTGCTTTACACCTCGGCGATGCCAGtatatttctttcattttttaaagccattggacactttcggtaaacagtattgtccaaggcccacacttcgtgtatcacaacttctatataaaataacaaacttgtgaaaatttaggctctatcggtcatcggagtcgggagaaaattactggaaaaccaacccttgtttccacacgtttcgccgtgtaatgacatgtgtttaaaacaaatccgtaattctcgatatcgagaattgatattgttttaatgttttctcaaaaagtaaagcatttcatggaacaatatttcaagagaagtctttcaccatcaccttctgtaaaccctgtaagttatatgtaaatctgtgaactttaatttgttttctgtaccgaaagtgtccaatggctttaacaagttAGATACAAATTACTTATCCACAACAATTTGACAGTGAATGGAACCGCTGTAGGGTCTCAGCCGCTCAACAACAAGACTCGATGAAAAGTAGCAACTTGAGAGCTGTCGTCACCCCGATTAATACACGATCAAATCCATGAAATTGGCGCTAAACCCATCGCCACATTCACCCCAAGTaaccttaaagggacacgttgccttggatcgggcgagttggtctatgtgtaaaccgtttgaaaccgtttgttatgaaatgcattacagttagaaaggtgtttgaaaagtagaacataataatccacacaagtaatATGCTTcaaagttgcacggttttccttcaACACGGCACTccaatttgtggagtcaaaatgtttgactccacaaaatggccgatcgtgttagttcgcaaagtaaaaggcaTATTTATGTGGattattatgttctacttttagaaCATTTTTCCATAGCCATATGGATTTAATTGGAAAAGGTTACACACGCCTTTTCAGTAGACCAAATCGCCCGATCAAAAGGCAACGCAATATTCCATTTAATCGCACCTCTAGTTCCAAACACCGTCAAATACAATGAACCCAAGCTTTGGAACTTGTGTCCTACTCAACTCCAAACTTTCACTAATTCCTCCACTTTCAAacgtttatttaaattttaaccgTTTTCAAATTGACTGTTAATTCATGCCGATTGTTTGCCTTTCTTGTGGTATTTATCATTAACATTGACTGATATTGATACTGTGGACAAATTGAAACTTGAACGTGTCGCTGTAACGACTCGTCAATGTTATGTCTGCCACACGAAATACCTCCACCCAACAGCCCGTGAGTTTGCATCGAATAAAGCCCGCCCATCATTTCAAACAGTCAATCGCCCCATTAACCTCTCTCTCTAACTTTCTCACCGGTTCCACCCTCAGACAGGTTAAAGGTCACGCTGGATGTAAATAGTGCAAACCGGCGCTAAAAGACATTAAAAGTAATAGTTGatgaaacaacaaaaatgctttTTGGGGGGTTATAAAAATGCATGATTTCTGAAACTGATATATGGAGTGCCTTAAAGCTGATTacggttttgttgtttttgagcATTTCGGAATaggcaatattttttaaagacctCCACTAGCCGAAGGAAACCAATCTGGAGGTATAATAGCTgaagacaaacatttaaaagcaGTCATAATTGAGTAATACTTCATTTTTTAGCTTATATCAATTGTAATATTTTGCACGAAGGTTTTAACCGACAATGTTGTATAGAGGTGCTCCCAGTTTCACGAGGACTCCGTCCGTCGAAAAtcgagtgcatcacaaaactaaatttgaccTTGGAATTCCCATGTAACAATAACACATTACAATGTTTAATCTTGTCTTGCCAACCCCTAGACTGGGTACATCTATTGgaatctttaaaaaagaaaaaagaataaAGATGAGTTCCAATCTGAAAGTTCATTCATTGTAGAGTTCCTTACGATCCTGATCCACCAGGGAAATAGATCcgtctgttaaaaaaaaagaacccacCCAcccaaaatcaaaattttgtttattttgattgcaaaaaTCTCAATAAACCCAAAATTATTGTAAACAGAATCGTTGGAAAAACTACCTGTTGTCAGAGTGCTTGCACTAGTTGGCCtttttgatgtgttttgatgTGCCTTTTGATTAACCACTAATTGCCCGTAAGTATGGCCATAGATTGTTGCTTGTCACGTGCCGATTTATAGACAATTGATTAGAAGATACAATACCAATCCGCTGAATACAGTGTTTTGTGTAATCCGTCAACGTTTAGGGTACCAACTGAATCCCTGGCCGCATACAGCATTctgaaatctgagaaacgaatCATAAATCGTTTCTCAAATGATTTGAGATGAAAATTTACCCAACCCCTATTACATCGAAGGGAATCAAAATAGTtcaattatcaacagctgcagtgcttctttcaagtagtttttttttcttcatgtcaTTAATTTGTGTGGAGTGTAGTAGGTACCAATCTAATGACCCTATACTTTTAAATATCGGGCGCGGCGTTGACAATAAAACATAATGCTGCCACACTAAAGACTATTAAAAGAAACGAAACCAGAACACTTAGAGGTGGTTGAAATAATTGGACTAAATTGATATTTTCGGCGACAACAGGAGCGGGTCGGACAACCTGAGACGTTTGAACTCGTGACCTTGCTTTCATAGATCTTAAATCGTTCAGGGCAATTAATGAAGGCCAAGTGCTGACTactattgtgtgttttttgtgtgtgaattgaGAAGGTAGGGTTTTTGTAAATGTGAGTCAAAACACGCGTTAGGGCATGGGTTCTCCTATAGCACtgattgttttgtaaaaagggttcattcaattcaattcattctCACGTtaacaaaaagcaaaacaaaaagcagaaACAAACAGACCATTTAAATGTAAGGGTTGTGTTACAATTTAAAGGCAAATGCACGTGCGTAAACCTATACTCCACTTTACATGCATTCgctggcccttttcgaaaccacggctccGGCTCCAGACtcagctcaggctagcttgtggccccgcggttgttatGAAAATTGCGCGTACGTGCTCAAGGCTTCAGACGAAAGAACGGAGTCGGAGCCAAATCCAAACGGTATCCAAACCCCGAAATGAAAATCAATGAATgaattaatgaatgaatgaatgacgtcacaggtCCAAAACAGTTCCAACATTGAAGTCAACGAAAAACTATCATTGGTTGAGAGTTGTGCGTACACACGTGCacgttatttgtttgtttagtcaAAAGGCACGATGAAAGCacaatatgcaacaagggtgtttttctttcaatattttctttcaacttctATTACGAATTGATTCCACACTTTCACAGGTTTCCTAGTTTTTGtattggtatacaccaagtgagcttATTGGTCTTCAAAAGCTAGcattttgaagataattatcCTAACGAAATGAGACAAAACGAGACAATAACAATTCACATGTAATATTATAcagttgttgcacgctgtgacggggtccatggcgttttgtacactcgaggggggaaatggaacccgaggcgaagccgagggtgctattttccctcgagggtgtacaaaacccatggaccccgtcacagcgtgcaacaattgttttgttatacctttgtataattgttattcctcttctcgaagttctgttgtcatcttcaaacataaTTACGACGGACTTttcattgtttaaagacagtggacactattggtaattgttaaagactagtcttcacagttggtgtatctcaacatatgcataaaataacaaacctgtgaaaatttgagctcaatcggtcgtcaaagttgcgagataataatgaaagaaaaaacaccctccgtcacacgaatttgtgtgctttctgatgcttgatttcgagacctcaagttctaaacttgaggtctcgaaatcaaattcgtggaaaattactgatttctcgaaaactacgtcacttcagagggagctgtttctcacaatgtttcatactatcaacctctccccattacttgtaatcaagaaaggttttatgatgataattattttgagtaattaccaatagtgtccactgcctttaataagcagacgaacaagaaacaattcactcgaacccgcggttgtttcgtacacagcgcgaaatcgaccaacgctgtcacatgattggttctcgaccaatcaaacttcaccgtttgttaccgaggtataacaacaCTTTCTGTACAGTCGAGGTGTACATTGTTCATCGGTTTTGTAATTATTGGGACACAGTTATATGCATGCCGTGTCATTGGGATCAAAACGGTGttcaatataaacaaaattgtgccaTGTAAGGCCCTACTTGAATGCCGTACCCAAAACCATAAGGAACTTCTATAGCTACAATGCACAGTCACTGAGCCCTCATTGAGTAATccatcaaaataaaatgttgctttCATCTATTCGATTCATCCGAAGCCAGCCCCAGGCTGTATACGGGAAAAAATGCTAACAGTAACAAATCTTATTATT encodes:
- the LOC117307026 gene encoding superoxide dismutase [Cu-Zn]-like yields the protein MKVPAHKTGCPLIHASYTPHHYTSRGRAISMEQVQSALRLIIVILTVSDGMAVGNRLPLSAQLTRMQSKIDVLRRDVDQLLSELHRSPMYSPAPINTIGDGYVYAHCRMVPNGIYNPDTYEPIVGDIDMRQRAVGGQMDVKVFLYGFSQPNSKHGLHIHTYGDLRNGCGSAGGHYNPGGNNHSAPYDSDRHMGDWGNVQADESGMVQTSFSDKEAVIVGKNTVIGRTIVIHIGEDDMGNGGKEDSKMTGNAGGRLGCCVIGLSDGKAWEDM